In Scomber japonicus isolate fScoJap1 chromosome 19, fScoJap1.pri, whole genome shotgun sequence, a single genomic region encodes these proteins:
- the dbh gene encoding dopamine beta-hydroxylase — protein sequence MRIFNKNLRLQDVTIMYFTALATLMVILVSSYQAPSTAVEVSSFTSNPSSPLPPLPMPFRVPLDPRGELQLAWNISYANQEVYMELRIAKLRHGVVLGMSDRGELTNADLVVLWDSGTTSYFGDAWSDSEGRVSSDRQEDYEFIRATNKSDGFYLLFKRPFSTCDPRDYVIEEGTVHIIYGFLDQPLASLEQLNLSRIHTGVQRVLMLRPDTPSPSLPPDVQMLDVVAPNVIIPNQETTYWCFIQKLPENMPKNHIVMYESVITPGNEAIVHHIEVFECSPEVRNVPGYSGSCDDKMKPGKLNSCRHVLAAWAMGAEAFYYPPHAGMPMGGPGSSRFLRLEVHYHNPLLISGRHDSSGIRLHYTPSLRHYDAGIMELGLVYTPIMAIPPKQHTFYLNGYCSSKCTQTALPPGGMYIFASQLHTHLAGRGVKTVLVRGGKELEVVQEDQHFSTHYQTIRVLRKMVNVLPGDVLITKCTYNTEDRTKPTVGGFGIMEEMCVNYIHYYPRTQLELCKSHVDPGYLQKYFSSINRFQGNDQCVCGEVDVTEQYSQLQWDPYTTKVLDTLYNTSPYSMHCNQSTASLFPGEWDKQPVPEVTTVLEKPHYPCEGRAGPTSRPVEPTV from the exons ATGAGGATCTTTAATAAAAACCTTCGCCTTCAGGACGTCACCATCATGTACTTCACTGCCCTGGCCACCCTAATGGTCATCCTGGTGTCTTCGTACCAGGCGCCTTCCACTGCTGTTGAAGTGTCCAGCTTTACTTCAAACCCCTCCAGCCCTCTCCCACCTCTCCCCATGCCCTTCCGTGTGCCACTTGACCCACGTGGGGAGCTCCAACTGGCCTGGAACATCAGCTACGCCAACCAGGAGGTGTACATGGAGCTGAGGATTGCAAAGCTTAGGCATGGCGTGGTCCTGGGGATGTCTGACCGTGGGGAGCTAACCAACGCTGACCTGGTGGTGCTGTGGGACTCTGGAACCACGAGCTACTTTGGG GATGCATGGAGTGACAGTGAGGGTAGAGTCTCATCGGACAGACAAGAAGACTACGAGTTCATCAGAGCCACAAATAAGTCTGATGGGTTCTACCTGCTTTTCAAGAGACCATTCAGTACCTGTGATCCCAGAGACTACGTCATAGAG GAGGGAACTGTGCACATCATCTATGGATTCTTGGATCAACCGCTCGCCTCATTAGAGCAGCTCAACCTGTCTCGGATCCACACAGGAGTGCAGAGGGTGCTGATGCTGCGCCCCGACACTCCGTCGCCAAGCCTGCCTCCAGATGTGCAGATGCTGGATGTAGTGGCGCCAAATGTCATCATCCCAAACCAAGAGACCACCTACTGGTGCTTCATCCAGAAGCTGCCCGAAAACATGCCGAAGAATCACATTGTTATG tATGAGTCAGTGATAACTCCAGGTAACGAGGCCATTGTGCACCACATAGAAGTGTTTGAATGCTCTCCGGAAGTCCGAAATGTTCCCGGGTACAGCGGCTCCTGTGATGACAAGATGAAACCGGGCAAGCTTAACTCCTGTCGCCATGTACTAGCTGCGTGGGCTATGGGCGCTGAG GCTTTTTACTATCCTCCTCATGCAGGGATGCCGATGGGTGGACCAGGTTCCTCAAGGTTCCTTCGTCTGGAGGTGCATTATCACAACCCTCTCCTTATATCtg GCCGGCATGACTCATCGGGGATACGGTTGCACTACACCCCCAGTCTGAGGCACTACGATGCCGGGATCATGGAGCTGGGCCTGGTCTACACCCCTATCATGGCTATCCCACCCAAACAACACACCTTCTACCTCAACGGCTACTGCTCCTCCAAGTGTACCCAGACT gCTTTGCCTCCAGGAGGGATGTATATCTTTGCGTCCCAGCTGCACACCCACCTGGCGGGGCGCGGGGTAAAGACAGTGCTGGTGAGGGGAGGCAAAGAGCTGGAGGTGGTACAGGAGGACCAGCACTTCAGCACTCACTACCAG ACTATCCGCGTTCTGAGGAAAATGGTGAATGTTTTACCT GGGGACGTCCTTATAACAAAGTGTACTTATAACACAGAAGACAGGACCAAGCCCACTGTG GGAGGTTTTGGCATCATGGAAGAGATGTGTGTTAATTACATTCACTACTACCCTCGGACTCAGCTGGAGCTCTGTAAGAGCCATGTCGACCCCGGATACCTGCAGAAATATTTCAGCTCCATTAACAG GTTCCAAGGAAATGACCAGTGCGTGTGTGGTGAGGTTGATGTAACGGAGCAGTACTCCCAGCTACAGTGGGACCCATACACTACAAAGGTGCTGGACACCCTTTATAATACATCCCCCTACTCCATGCACTGCAACCAGTCGACTGCAAGCCTCTTTCCT GGAGAGTGGGACAAACAGCCTGTACCTGAGGTGACGACCGTCCTCGAAAAACCTCATTACCCCTGTGAGGGAAGAGCGGGTCCCACCAGCCGGCCTGTTGAGCCCACAGTCTGA